In one Pseudomonas sp. R84 genomic region, the following are encoded:
- a CDS encoding LysR substrate-binding domain-containing protein — MSAYPSIDTDVLRTFVAIADQGGFTRAGEMVNRTQSAVSMQMKRLEEDVLQRQLFERDGRQVRLTAEGQVLLGYARRILKLHSEVFNTLREPHMVGTVRIGTPDDYVMRFLPGILSRFAQFYPLIQIEVHCESTKQLLQRTDLDLSIVTREPGNEIGQLLRKERFVWAEAQNFSAHEQTPLPLAMFNSDCFCRLWACNALDAMGREYRIAYNSTSLSALMAVVSAGLAITAQLESLITPDMRILGAAEDLPLLPEASIMLIRNLNNPSPITECLAEHIVEGFKL; from the coding sequence TTGTCGGCCTACCCCAGTATCGATACCGATGTCCTGCGCACCTTCGTCGCCATCGCTGATCAGGGCGGTTTCACCCGCGCCGGTGAAATGGTCAACCGCACGCAGTCGGCGGTGAGCATGCAGATGAAGCGCCTGGAAGAAGACGTCTTGCAGCGGCAGTTGTTCGAGCGCGACGGCCGCCAGGTGCGCCTGACCGCCGAGGGCCAGGTGCTGCTCGGTTACGCGCGGCGCATCCTCAAGTTGCACAGCGAAGTGTTCAACACGCTGCGCGAGCCGCACATGGTCGGCACCGTGCGCATCGGCACGCCCGATGATTACGTGATGAGGTTTCTGCCGGGGATTCTGTCGCGGTTTGCGCAGTTCTATCCACTGATCCAGATCGAAGTGCATTGCGAGTCGACCAAACAGCTGTTGCAGCGCACTGACCTGGATTTGTCGATCGTTACCCGCGAGCCGGGTAACGAGATCGGCCAGTTACTGCGCAAAGAACGGTTTGTCTGGGCCGAGGCGCAGAATTTCAGCGCCCACGAACAGACGCCGTTGCCGCTGGCGATGTTCAACAGTGATTGTTTCTGCCGTTTGTGGGCGTGTAACGCGCTGGACGCGATGGGCCGTGAATACCGCATCGCTTACAACAGCACCAGCCTCTCGGCGCTGATGGCGGTGGTGAGCGCGGGTCTGGCGATCACCGCGCAACTGGAAAGCCTGATCACCCCGGACATGCGCATCCTTGGCGCCGCCGAAGATCTGCCGCTGTTGCCCGAGGCCAGCATCATGCTGATCCGCAACCTGAACAATCCGTCGCCGATCACTGAATGCCTGGCTGAGCACATCGTCGAAGGTTTTAAACTTTAA
- a CDS encoding sulfite exporter TauE/SafE family protein, producing the protein MIEFLLYLLFGAALGTLGGIFGIGGGLIAIPLLGVWFGLDQQIAQGTALVMVVPNVMLALWRYHQRNRIELRHALPLAIMGFCFAWIGSIWAVGIDAQTMRIGFVAFLVVLSAYNLLKMFGKPPAATSEMRYSWPWLGVLGAASGTMGGLFGVGGAVVATPVLTSLFGTTQVVAQGLSLALALPSTGVTLVTYAVHHEVDWMIGLPLAIGGLASISWGVKVAHAMPEKLLRGLFCGFLVLCAVMLAFKV; encoded by the coding sequence GTGATTGAGTTTTTGTTGTACCTGCTGTTCGGTGCCGCCCTCGGCACGCTCGGCGGAATATTCGGTATTGGCGGCGGCTTGATCGCCATTCCTTTGCTCGGCGTGTGGTTTGGTCTCGATCAGCAGATCGCCCAAGGCACGGCGCTGGTCATGGTCGTACCGAACGTGATGCTGGCGCTGTGGCGTTACCACCAGCGCAATCGCATCGAACTGCGGCACGCGTTGCCCCTGGCGATCATGGGTTTCTGCTTTGCCTGGATCGGTTCGATCTGGGCAGTGGGCATAGATGCGCAAACCATGCGCATCGGCTTTGTCGCGTTCCTGGTGGTGCTCTCGGCGTACAACCTGCTGAAGATGTTCGGCAAGCCACCCGCTGCGACGTCTGAAATGCGCTATTCCTGGCCTTGGCTCGGCGTGCTTGGCGCGGCGTCCGGAACCATGGGCGGTTTGTTCGGTGTCGGCGGCGCGGTGGTGGCAACGCCGGTGCTGACCAGCCTGTTCGGCACCACGCAAGTGGTTGCTCAAGGCTTGTCGCTGGCCTTGGCCTTGCCAAGCACCGGCGTGACTCTGGTGACTTACGCGGTACACCACGAAGTCGACTGGATGATCGGTCTGCCACTGGCGATCGGCGGTCTGGCGAGCATCAGTTGGGGAGTGAAAGTCGCCCACGCCATGCCGGAAAAACTCCTGCGCGGGCTGTTCTGCGGTTTCCTGGTGCTGTGCGCGGTGATGCTCGCGTTTAAAGTTTAA
- a CDS encoding LysR family transcriptional regulator — translation MNPNQLTDQLGLFLDVLESGSFSAASRRHPLTPSAVARRIDSLESAVGSQLFVRSTHAVRATPAGLAFAERARRIVAELQLARAEAVSLSSAPEGLIRIDAPAAFGRRHLAPVIADFLVLYPGLDVQLHLIDSFVDMGGSNLGKVDLVLRAGQMADTRLVATPLASMVRIACASPDYLKRRGVPGSPAQLGEHDGLDWEGLAPPFAWRFEHDGQMHLHRPARIRMSANNAEALVCGALAGLGIAHLPTWLASEYLLRGELVPLFCENGLPSPESTGIYALRMEQQTNSRSRLLLEYLKTRFSPVPPWDLALQRDLDRH, via the coding sequence ATGAATCCCAATCAATTGACCGATCAACTCGGGCTGTTTCTCGACGTGCTGGAGAGTGGCAGTTTTTCCGCCGCCTCGCGCCGTCATCCGCTGACACCTTCCGCCGTCGCGCGACGGATCGACAGCTTGGAAAGCGCCGTCGGCAGCCAGTTATTTGTACGCAGCACCCATGCCGTACGCGCGACGCCCGCCGGTCTGGCGTTCGCCGAACGTGCCCGACGCATAGTCGCCGAGTTGCAACTGGCGCGGGCCGAAGCTGTGTCGCTGAGCAGCGCGCCGGAAGGCTTGATTCGCATCGACGCCCCCGCTGCGTTCGGACGCCGGCATCTGGCGCCGGTGATTGCCGACTTTCTCGTGCTCTACCCGGGATTGGATGTGCAGTTGCACTTGATCGACAGTTTCGTCGACATGGGCGGCTCAAACCTGGGCAAGGTTGATCTGGTGCTGCGTGCCGGGCAAATGGCTGACACGCGATTGGTTGCCACGCCCTTGGCGAGCATGGTGCGCATTGCCTGCGCCAGTCCTGACTATCTCAAACGCCGGGGCGTGCCCGGCAGTCCGGCACAACTTGGTGAGCATGATGGTCTGGATTGGGAAGGCCTCGCCCCGCCCTTCGCTTGGCGCTTCGAGCACGACGGCCAGATGCACTTACACCGCCCGGCACGCATCCGCATGAGTGCCAACAATGCCGAGGCCTTGGTCTGCGGCGCCTTGGCTGGCTTGGGCATCGCGCATTTGCCGACCTGGCTGGCGAGCGAATACCTGCTACGCGGGGAACTGGTACCGCTGTTCTGCGAAAACGGCCTGCCAAGCCCGGAATCCACCGGCATTTACGCGCTGCGCATGGAGCAACAAACCAACTCGCGCAGCCGCCTGCTTCTGGAATATCTCAAGACCCGTTTCAGCCCGGTGCCTCCGTGGGATCTGGCCCTACAGAGGGACCTGGACCGACACTAG
- a CDS encoding MarR family transcriptional regulator, with translation MTSERDNCDDLLLDNQACFALHSTSLMMTKVYKPLLQALNLTYPQYLAMMVLWEKDGLTVGEISTRLLTDPGSLTPLLKRLEGEGLLSRTRSREDERVVIVELTEQGRALKEKAQTVPQCILGASGFSLERLQKLQAELQALRSHLQESLI, from the coding sequence ATGACTTCCGAACGCGACAACTGCGACGACCTGCTCCTCGACAATCAGGCGTGCTTCGCCCTGCACTCCACTTCGCTGATGATGACCAAGGTCTACAAGCCACTGCTGCAAGCCTTGAACCTGACCTATCCGCAATACCTGGCAATGATGGTGCTGTGGGAAAAGGATGGCTTGACCGTCGGAGAAATCAGCACGCGACTGCTGACCGATCCCGGCTCGCTGACTCCGCTGCTCAAGCGCCTGGAAGGCGAAGGCTTACTGAGTCGCACGCGCAGCCGTGAGGATGAGCGCGTGGTGATTGTCGAGTTGACCGAGCAAGGCCGCGCGCTGAAAGAAAAAGCCCAGACGGTCCCGCAATGCATCCTCGGCGCCAGCGGCTTCTCTCTGGAACGCCTGCAGAAGCTGCAAGCAGAGTTGCAGGCACTGCGTAGTCATCTACAAGAAAGCCTTATCTAA
- a CDS encoding organic hydroperoxide resistance protein, translating into MQTLYTAIATSTGGRDGRAISSDNILDVKLATPKELGGAGGAATNPEQLFAAGYSACFIGALKFVASQTKRKIPDDASITAHVGIGQIPGGFGLDIDLHISLPGLEQADAQALVDAAHQVCPYSNATRGNVDVRLHVTV; encoded by the coding sequence ATGCAAACTCTCTACACCGCAATCGCAACCTCCACTGGCGGCCGTGATGGTCGTGCGATCTCCAGCGACAACATTCTCGACGTCAAACTGGCTACCCCGAAAGAACTCGGCGGTGCCGGCGGCGCGGCGACCAACCCAGAGCAACTGTTCGCTGCTGGCTACTCGGCATGCTTCATCGGCGCTCTGAAATTCGTCGCCAGCCAGACCAAACGCAAAATCCCTGACGACGCCTCGATCACCGCCCACGTCGGTATCGGCCAGATCCCCGGCGGCTTCGGTCTCGACATCGATCTGCACATCAGCCTGCCAGGTCTGGAACAAGCCGATGCGCAAGCGCTGGTCGACGCAGCGCACCAGGTCTGCCCGTACTCCAACGCCACCCGTGGCAACGTCGATGTGCGTCTGCACGTTACCGTCTGA
- a CDS encoding alpha/beta hydrolase: MHTFSKVLTGTLLALSIHSAFAGDVEHNTQAFLDVLNAGTGKPMEQLTPKDARAVLVGAQSGVKLTLPKADVSEKTIQVDGQPLSLIIVRPAGVKGELPVFMFFHGGGWVLGDFPTHERLVRDLVVGSGAAAVFVNYTPSPEVHYPVAINQAYAATKWVAEHGKEINVDGKRLAVAGNSVGGNMAAVVALMAKEKGTPAIKFQVLLWPVTDANFDTGSYNQYAEGHFLTRNMMKWFWDNYTTDAKQRNEIYASPLRATTAQLKGLPPALVQTAGADVLRDEGEAYARKLDEAGVAVTSVRYNGMIHDYGLLNVISQVPAVRSAMLQASEELKQHLK; the protein is encoded by the coding sequence ATGCACACTTTCAGCAAAGTCTTGACCGGTACCCTTCTCGCCCTGTCTATCCACAGCGCTTTCGCCGGTGATGTCGAACACAACACTCAGGCATTTCTCGATGTGCTGAATGCCGGTACCGGCAAACCGATGGAACAGCTGACGCCCAAAGATGCCCGCGCCGTGCTGGTCGGTGCGCAGTCCGGGGTCAAGTTGACGCTGCCCAAAGCGGACGTCAGCGAGAAGACCATCCAGGTCGATGGCCAACCGTTGAGCCTGATCATCGTCCGGCCGGCCGGGGTCAAGGGCGAGCTGCCAGTGTTCATGTTCTTCCACGGCGGTGGCTGGGTGCTGGGCGATTTCCCGACGCACGAGCGGCTGGTGCGGGATCTGGTGGTTGGTTCGGGAGCGGCGGCGGTATTCGTCAATTACACGCCTTCCCCGGAAGTGCATTACCCGGTAGCAATCAATCAGGCCTACGCAGCGACGAAGTGGGTCGCTGAGCACGGTAAAGAGATCAATGTCGACGGCAAGCGTCTGGCTGTGGCGGGCAACAGCGTCGGCGGCAACATGGCGGCCGTGGTTGCACTGATGGCCAAAGAAAAAGGCACTCCGGCGATCAAATTCCAGGTGCTGCTGTGGCCAGTGACGGACGCCAATTTCGATACTGGCTCCTACAATCAGTACGCCGAAGGGCACTTCCTCACGCGCAACATGATGAAATGGTTCTGGGACAACTACACCACTGACGCCAAGCAGCGAAACGAGATCTACGCCTCGCCGCTGCGGGCCACCACTGCACAACTGAAGGGCCTGCCGCCCGCTCTGGTGCAGACCGCCGGCGCCGATGTGCTGCGTGATGAAGGTGAAGCCTACGCACGCAAACTTGACGAGGCCGGTGTCGCGGTGACGTCGGTGCGGTACAACGGCATGATTCACGATTACGGTTTGCTTAACGTGATCAGTCAGGTGCCGGCGGTGCGTTCGGCGATGCTGCAGGCATCTGAAGAACTCAAGCAACACTTGAAGTAA
- a CDS encoding elongation factor P, translating to MKTGKELKPGTVIRLENDPWLVQKAEFTKSGRNSAIMKTKLKNLLTGYKTEIVYSADDKLDDVILDRKEATLSFISGDTYTFMDTTDYTMYELNAEDIEAVLPFVEEGMTDVCEAIFFEERLVSVELPTTIVRVVDYTEGSARGDTSGKVMKPAKLANGTELQVADFIEIGDKIEIDTREGGSYKGRAK from the coding sequence ATGAAAACTGGTAAAGAACTGAAACCCGGTACCGTGATCCGTCTCGAGAACGATCCTTGGCTGGTTCAGAAAGCTGAATTCACCAAATCGGGCCGTAACAGCGCGATCATGAAGACCAAGCTGAAAAACCTGCTGACCGGTTACAAGACCGAGATCGTTTACAGCGCTGATGACAAACTGGACGACGTAATCCTCGACCGCAAAGAAGCGACCTTGTCCTTCATCAGCGGCGACACCTACACGTTCATGGACACCACTGACTACACCATGTACGAGCTGAACGCTGAAGACATCGAAGCTGTTCTGCCTTTCGTTGAAGAAGGCATGACCGATGTTTGCGAAGCGATCTTCTTCGAAGAGCGTCTGGTTTCCGTAGAGCTGCCGACCACCATCGTGCGCGTAGTTGACTACACCGAAGGTTCGGCTCGCGGCGACACTTCCGGCAAAGTTATGAAGCCAGCCAAGCTGGCTAACGGTACTGAGCTGCAAGTTGCTGACTTCATCGAAATCGGTGACAAGATCGAAATCGACACCCGCGAAGGCGGTTCCTACAAAGGCCGTGCCAAATAA
- the earP gene encoding elongation factor P maturation arginine rhamnosyltransferase EarP translates to MPELKPRWDIFCTVVDNFGDIGVTWRLARQLVAEHGLAVRLWVDDLRAFERICPVIDINAAQQSQQGVEVRHWPAEWVHTDAADVVIAAFACQLPSDYMDAMAEREKPPLWMNLDYLSAEDWVVGCHGLPSVKYKSVQKIFFFPGFQPGTGGLLRERGLLGQRRQFQQDPEAQRQFLQGLGIDRAPEAQLISLFAYENAGLASWLDVLAADAAPTHLLVPEGRVLGDVARWLGVETLTVGAIHVRQSLIVQVLPFVRQDQYDHLLWCCDFNAVRGEDSFVRAQWAGRPMLWHIYQQDEDIHLDKLDAFLALYTKGLSPAAAEAVNGLWRAWSAGQPIGEHWLAARNHWPELQKNAEAWCLEQGLQADLAAALVQFYLNWI, encoded by the coding sequence ATGCCGGAATTGAAACCCCGCTGGGATATTTTCTGCACGGTGGTCGACAACTTTGGCGACATCGGCGTGACTTGGCGTCTGGCCCGGCAATTGGTGGCTGAGCATGGTTTGGCAGTGCGATTGTGGGTCGATGATCTGCGCGCATTCGAACGCATTTGCCCGGTGATCGATATAAACGCCGCACAGCAATCGCAACAAGGCGTCGAAGTGCGGCACTGGCCGGCTGAGTGGGTGCACACAGATGCGGCGGATGTGGTGATCGCCGCGTTTGCCTGCCAGTTGCCCAGTGACTACATGGATGCTATGGCCGAGCGTGAAAAGCCGCCGTTGTGGATGAACCTCGACTACCTCAGCGCCGAGGACTGGGTTGTCGGTTGCCACGGTCTGCCGTCGGTGAAATACAAATCGGTGCAAAAAATCTTCTTTTTCCCCGGTTTCCAGCCCGGTACTGGCGGTTTGCTGCGTGAGCGTGGATTGCTTGGGCAGCGTCGGCAGTTTCAACAGGATCCCGAGGCGCAGCGACAATTCCTGCAAGGCCTGGGCATCGATCGCGCGCCTGAGGCGCAGCTGATTTCGTTATTTGCCTACGAGAATGCCGGGCTGGCCAGTTGGCTGGACGTGTTGGCAGCGGACGCCGCGCCGACCCATCTGCTAGTGCCGGAAGGGCGGGTTCTTGGCGATGTGGCGCGCTGGCTGGGTGTGGAAACGCTGACCGTTGGTGCGATCCATGTGCGTCAGTCCCTGATCGTGCAAGTGCTGCCGTTCGTCCGACAGGATCAATATGATCACTTGCTCTGGTGCTGCGATTTCAATGCGGTGCGCGGTGAAGATTCGTTTGTCCGCGCGCAATGGGCGGGGCGGCCGATGCTCTGGCACATCTATCAGCAGGACGAAGACATCCATCTGGACAAGCTCGACGCCTTCCTCGCGCTCTACACAAAAGGCCTGTCACCGGCCGCTGCCGAGGCGGTGAACGGTCTCTGGCGAGCGTGGAGCGCCGGTCAACCCATCGGCGAACACTGGCTCGCCGCCCGTAATCATTGGCCAGAACTGCAGAAAAATGCCGAAGCGTGGTGTCTGGAACAAGGCTTGCAGGCCGATCTTGCCGCAGCGCTGGTACAGTTTTACCTAAATTGGATATGA
- a CDS encoding GreA/GreB family elongation factor, with product MNKHTVHQLILDKLRIDLDIAERAAQTAYETATHEENIAENKYDTLGLEASYLAAGQAKRVEEIRQSLALCQNLTLRAYDENRGIEVGALLGLEDEKGREQWLFLAPDAAGLKVDVVGQPITVITPRSPLGKGLLGRCEGDEVEILVAGTRQQFAVTEVL from the coding sequence ATGAACAAACACACGGTTCACCAACTGATTCTCGACAAACTGCGCATCGACCTCGACATCGCCGAACGCGCTGCGCAAACCGCTTACGAAACCGCGACCCACGAAGAAAACATCGCCGAAAACAAGTACGACACGCTGGGCCTTGAGGCGTCGTATCTGGCGGCCGGACAGGCGAAACGTGTCGAGGAAATTCGTCAGTCACTGGCGTTGTGTCAGAACCTGACGCTGCGTGCCTACGATGAAAATCGTGGAATCGAGGTCGGCGCCCTGCTCGGTCTGGAGGACGAAAAGGGTCGCGAACAATGGCTGTTTCTGGCACCGGATGCGGCAGGGCTGAAAGTCGACGTGGTCGGACAGCCGATTACCGTGATCACCCCGCGCTCGCCGCTGGGCAAAGGTCTGCTGGGCAGGTGCGAAGGCGATGAGGTGGAGATTCTGGTGGCGGGCACCCGGCAACAATTTGCTGTCACCGAGGTGCTTTAA
- the cysB gene encoding HTH-type transcriptional regulator CysB gives MKLQQLRYIWEVAHHDLNVSATAQSLYTSQPGISKQIRLLEDELGVEVFARSGKHLTRVTPAGERIITTAGEILRKVESIKQIAQEFSNEKKGTLSIATTHTQARYALPPVISNFIKQYPDVALHMHQGSPMQIAEMAADGTVDFAIATEALELFGDLVMMPCYRWNRCVVVPQGHPLTKLPKLTLEALAEYPIVTYVFGFTGRSKLDEAFSHRGLTPKVVFTAADADVIKTYVRLGLGVGIVAKMAVDTKLDNDLVVLDASELFESSITKIGFRRGTFLRGFMCDFIEKFAPHLTREVMAKAIQCHNKQELEELFDGVELPVH, from the coding sequence ATGAAGCTTCAACAACTGCGCTACATCTGGGAAGTGGCGCACCACGACCTCAACGTTTCCGCTACAGCCCAAAGCCTTTACACCTCGCAACCGGGCATCAGTAAACAAATCCGCCTGCTGGAAGACGAACTTGGCGTCGAAGTGTTTGCCCGCAGCGGCAAGCACCTGACCCGCGTGACCCCGGCCGGCGAGCGCATCATCACCACCGCCGGTGAGATTCTGCGCAAGGTCGAAAGCATCAAACAGATCGCTCAGGAATTTTCCAACGAGAAGAAAGGCACCCTGTCGATCGCTACCACCCATACCCAGGCACGTTATGCGCTGCCACCGGTGATCAGCAATTTCATCAAGCAATACCCGGACGTGGCGCTGCACATGCATCAGGGTTCGCCGATGCAGATCGCCGAAATGGCTGCGGACGGCACCGTCGATTTTGCCATTGCCACCGAAGCGCTGGAGCTGTTCGGCGATCTGGTGATGATGCCGTGCTACCGCTGGAACCGTTGCGTGGTCGTGCCGCAGGGCCACCCGCTGACCAAGCTGCCGAAGCTGACCCTGGAAGCACTGGCCGAATACCCGATCGTGACTTACGTATTTGGTTTTACCGGTCGCTCGAAACTCGACGAAGCCTTCAGTCATCGCGGTCTGACACCGAAAGTGGTGTTCACCGCTGCCGACGCCGACGTGATTAAAACCTACGTACGCCTGGGGTTGGGTGTGGGCATCGTCGCTAAAATGGCGGTCGACACCAAACTCGACAACGACCTGGTGGTGCTGGATGCCAGCGAGCTGTTCGAATCGAGCATCACCAAGATCGGTTTCCGTCGCGGCACCTTCCTGCGTGGTTTCATGTGCGACTTCATCGAGAAGTTCGCTCCGCACCTGACCCGCGAAGTCATGGCCAAAGCCATTCAGTGCCACAACAAGCAGGAACTGGAAGAACTGTTCGACGGCGTCGAACTGCCGGTTCACTGA
- a CDS encoding universal stress protein encodes MIRSMLYATDLGLYAPLVMQHALALARTFNADLYVVHAVEPMGLFAESVLQSYLDEQALNEFHSQGLKTVIANIEQRVLDSFREELGDEGAQDLQRIRAVRVLQGDPSQVILDQVQKLSVDLLIVGSHSHGVGAETPLGRTAARVLQLAKVPVYLVPLVERRRREDR; translated from the coding sequence ATGATTCGTTCGATGCTGTATGCCACTGACCTCGGTCTGTACGCACCGTTAGTGATGCAGCATGCCCTGGCGTTGGCGCGAACGTTCAATGCCGATCTGTACGTGGTGCACGCGGTGGAGCCGATGGGGCTGTTTGCCGAATCGGTGTTGCAGAGCTATCTCGACGAGCAGGCATTGAACGAATTTCACAGCCAGGGTCTGAAAACTGTCATCGCCAATATCGAGCAGCGGGTGCTCGACAGTTTTCGCGAAGAGCTGGGAGATGAAGGCGCGCAGGATCTGCAGCGCATTCGCGCGGTGCGCGTGCTGCAGGGCGATCCGTCGCAGGTGATTCTCGACCAGGTGCAGAAACTCTCTGTCGATCTGCTGATCGTCGGCAGTCACAGCCACGGCGTGGGCGCGGAAACGCCGTTGGGGCGCACGGCGGCGCGGGTCCTGCAATTGGCCAAGGTGCCGGTTTATCTGGTGCCGTTGGTGGAGCGTCGGCGGCGGGAGGATCGCTGA
- a CDS encoding 5'-nucleotidase, with product MAKNIDDKLVLAISSRALFDLSESHKVYLSSGVEAYRQYQIEHEDEILAPGDAFPLVEKLLSLNSRLGRARVEVILVSRNSADTGLRVFNSIHHYGLAISRAAFVGGRSPYPYLKAFGCDLFLSTHAEDVRAALDAGFAAATILSGGASRAASDELRIAFDGDAVIFSDESERVYQSGGLEAFQAKERESAREPLRGGPFKGFLAALNLLQREFPDDDCPIRTALVTARSAPAHERVIRTLREWDIRLDESLFLGGLTKSAFLEAFAADVFFDDQAGHCELAREVVATGHVPHGISNEPSV from the coding sequence ATGGCGAAGAACATCGATGACAAACTGGTGCTGGCGATTTCGTCACGCGCCTTGTTCGACCTGAGTGAGAGCCACAAGGTCTACTTGTCGAGCGGCGTCGAAGCCTATCGGCAATACCAGATCGAGCACGAAGACGAAATTCTTGCGCCCGGCGATGCCTTCCCGCTGGTGGAGAAACTCCTGAGCCTGAACAGTCGCCTTGGCCGTGCACGGGTCGAGGTGATTCTGGTCTCGCGCAACAGCGCCGACACCGGCCTGCGCGTGTTCAACTCGATTCACCATTACGGTCTGGCGATTTCCCGCGCGGCGTTTGTCGGCGGGCGCAGTCCGTATCCGTATCTGAAAGCCTTTGGCTGCGACCTGTTTCTTTCGACCCATGCCGAAGACGTGCGCGCGGCTCTGGATGCCGGATTTGCAGCGGCGACGATTCTGTCCGGTGGTGCCAGTCGCGCGGCCAGTGACGAATTGCGCATCGCCTTTGACGGTGACGCGGTGATTTTTTCCGATGAGTCGGAGCGCGTTTATCAGTCCGGCGGGCTCGAGGCGTTCCAGGCCAAGGAGCGCGAGTCGGCGCGCGAACCGTTGCGTGGTGGTCCGTTCAAAGGTTTTCTCGCGGCGCTCAATTTGCTCCAGCGGGAGTTCCCCGACGATGATTGCCCGATCCGTACGGCGCTGGTCACCGCGCGTTCGGCACCGGCCCATGAACGGGTGATCCGCACCTTGCGCGAGTGGGACATTCGTCTCGACGAGTCACTGTTCCTCGGTGGCCTGACCAAATCGGCGTTTCTCGAAGCGTTTGCTGCCGACGTGTTTTTCGACGACCAGGCGGGCCACTGCGAACTCGCCCGCGAAGTCGTTGCCACCGGCCACGTGCCGCACGGCATCAGCAACGAACCGTCGGTCTAA
- a CDS encoding putative 2-dehydropantoate 2-reductase: protein MMGAENKPGSDKPVVGIIGTGAIGGFYGVMLARAGFDVHFLLRSEFSAVAERGLQINSAVHGPLTLNPVQAYSAAEDMPKCDWLLVGAKTTSNTGLAPSIIQAAKPDAKVLVLQNGLDVEDSLRELLPDSLHLLGGLCLNCVHRERPGQVTHQALGAVNVGYHSGPAIDDVARMAIVEEGAGLFRSAGLDSQAMPNLQQARWQKLIWNVPYNGLSVLLGASTTPLMADADSRALIQALMAEVVQGAKACGHDVPPGYADYLFMMTEKMPDYWPSMHHDFLHKRPLELEAIYARPLAVAKAAGCELPRIEALYRNLRFIDRRNV, encoded by the coding sequence ATGATGGGGGCAGAGAATAAACCGGGCTCTGATAAACCGGTCGTAGGGATTATCGGCACCGGCGCAATTGGTGGTTTCTACGGCGTAATGCTGGCGCGTGCCGGTTTCGATGTGCACTTTCTGTTGCGCAGCGAGTTTTCGGCGGTGGCTGAACGCGGTTTGCAAATCAACAGCGCGGTGCATGGCCCGCTGACACTGAATCCGGTGCAAGCCTATTCGGCCGCCGAGGATATGCCCAAATGCGACTGGCTGTTGGTCGGGGCGAAAACCACCAGCAACACCGGCCTCGCGCCTTCTATCATTCAAGCGGCCAAACCGGATGCGAAAGTGCTGGTGCTGCAAAACGGCCTCGACGTCGAAGACAGCCTGCGTGAGCTGCTCCCCGACTCTTTGCATCTGCTGGGTGGTTTGTGCCTGAACTGCGTGCACCGCGAGAGACCAGGGCAAGTCACTCATCAAGCCTTGGGCGCAGTCAATGTTGGCTATCACAGCGGTCCGGCCATCGATGACGTTGCACGTATGGCCATTGTCGAAGAGGGCGCCGGCCTGTTCCGCAGCGCAGGTCTCGATTCCCAGGCGATGCCCAATCTGCAGCAGGCGCGCTGGCAGAAACTGATCTGGAATGTTCCCTACAACGGACTCTCGGTGTTGCTCGGCGCCAGCACCACGCCGCTGATGGCGGATGCCGACAGCCGTGCGTTGATCCAGGCGTTGATGGCCGAAGTGGTGCAGGGCGCCAAAGCCTGCGGCCACGACGTGCCGCCGGGATACGCCGACTATCTGTTTATGATGACCGAGAAAATGCCCGACTACTGGCCGAGCATGCACCACGACTTTTTACATAAGCGACCGCTGGAGCTGGAGGCGATCTACGCTCGTCCACTGGCAGTGGCGAAAGCGGCGGGCTGTGAACTGCCGCGCATCGAAGCGCTGTATCGCAATTTACGTTTTATCGACCGGCGCAACGTTTAG
- a CDS encoding thioredoxin family protein, with the protein MSTDSLCRPFDIVSPSIVVESELTDFDADQRLLAMSGVSLVIFTSVGCASCRYAREVLPDLTLDIDRLCWIDAGDNGGLVERYQVFHLPALFVVRDGEFFGALHTRLTVDALNAALAQALGRVAEELP; encoded by the coding sequence ATGAGCACAGACTCCCTGTGTCGGCCATTTGACATTGTTTCCCCCAGTATAGTGGTCGAATCCGAACTGACCGATTTCGACGCCGACCAACGGCTATTGGCGATGAGCGGCGTTTCGCTGGTGATTTTCACCAGCGTCGGCTGCGCCAGTTGCCGCTATGCCCGCGAAGTGTTGCCGGATCTGACGTTGGACATCGATCGCCTGTGCTGGATCGATGCCGGCGACAACGGCGGGCTGGTGGAGCGCTATCAGGTCTTTCATTTGCCGGCGCTGTTTGTGGTGCGCGACGGCGAGTTCTTTGGGGCATTGCACACGCGCCTGACGGTCGATGCGTTGAACGCGGCGCTGGCGCAGGCACTGGGTCGAGTTGCAGAGGAGTTGCCATGA